The genomic DNA CGTGGGGTCTGCCATCGCCTCGGCTGCATCCAGTCCCGCTTGGCTCTCGCGGCGCTTGCGGGCGCGGTCAATCGCCGTGTTGCGCGCGATGGTGATCAGCCACGTCATCGGGCTGAGACCATTGGCACGGTAGCGGTTGGCGTTATGCCAGACCTTTACATAAACCTCCTGTAACACCTCTTCTGCTTCTGCCCTGTCCTTCAACACACGCAGCGCAATGCCAAATAGTTTCGCGGATGTCTGAGAATAAAGCGCGCCAAAGGCCAGCCGGTCAC from Roseovarius pelagicus includes the following:
- a CDS encoding sigma-70 family RNA polymerase sigma factor; translation: MSLEAIEQQIARVATGDRLAFGALYSQTSAKLFGIALRVLKDRAEAEEVLQEVYVKVWHNANRYRANGLSPMTWLITIARNTAIDRARKRRESQAGLDAAEAMADPTPGPEALAVQSSEREKLAGCFGELEEGRADAVRRAYLEGETYAELATSFDVPLNTMRTWLRRSLMKLKECLTR